One window of the Sander lucioperca isolate FBNREF2018 chromosome 5, SLUC_FBN_1.2, whole genome shotgun sequence genome contains the following:
- the mab21l1 gene encoding putative nucleotidyltransferase MAB21L1, with amino-acid sequence MIAAQAKLVYHLNKYYNEKCQSRKAAISKTIREVCKVVSDVLKEVEVQEPRFISSLSEMDNRFEGLEVISPTEFEVVLYLNQMGVFNFVDDGSLPGCAVLKLSDGRKRSMSLWVEFITASGYLSARKIRSRFQTLVAQAVDKCSYRDVVKMVADTSEVKLRIRDRYVVQITPAFKCTGIWPRSAAHWPLPHIPWPGPNRVAEVKAEGFNLLSKECYSLNGKQSSAESDAWVLQFAEAENRLILGGCRKKCLSVLKALRDRHLELPGQPLNNYHMKTLVSYECEKHPRESDWDENCLGDRLNGILLQLISCLQCRRCPHYFLPNLDLFQGKPHSALENAAKQTWRLAREILTNPKSLEKL; translated from the coding sequence ATGATAGCCGCCCAGGCAAAGTTGGTGTACCACCTCAACAAATACTACAACGAGAAATGTCAGTCTCGAAAGGCAGCCATCTCCAAGACCATCCGGGAGGTGTGCAAGGTGGTGTCGGATGTCCTGAAGGAGGTCGAGGTGCAGGAGCCCCGCTTCATCAGCTCTCTCAGCGAGATGGATAACCGTTTCGAGGGACTGGAGGTCATCTCGCCCACCGAGTTTGAGGTCGTGCTCTATCTCAATCAGATGGGAGTGTTCAACTTTGTGGACGACGGATCTCTCCCGGGCTGCGCCGTGCTCAAGCTCAGCGACGGCCGCAAGAGAAGCATGTCTCTCTGGGTTGAATTCATCACAGCCTCCGGGTACCTCTCGGCGCGCAAGATCCGCTCGAGATTCCAGACCCTGGTGGCGCAGGCAGTGGATAAATGCAGCTACAGAGATGTTGTCAAAATGGTCGCTGACACGAGTGAGGTGAAGCTGCGCATTAGAGACAGATATGTGGTGCAAATCACGCCGGCTTTCAAATGCACTGGGATCTGGCCACGAAGCGCCGCGCACTGGCCTCTCCCTCACATCCCCTGGCCGGGACCTAACCGAGTGGCAGAAGTCAAAGCGGAAGGTTTCAATCTTTTATCCAAAGAGTGCTACTCCTTGAACGGCAAGCAGAGCTCCGCGGAGAGCgacgcctgggtcttgcagttcGCCGAGGCCGAGAACCGTCTCATCCTGGGCGGATGCAGGAAGAAATGCTTGTCGGTCCTCAAAGCGTTGCGCGACCGTCACCTGGAACTGCCCGGACAACCCCTCAACAACTACCACATGAAAACTTTGGTTTCCTACGAGTGTGAGAAGCATCCCAGGGAGTCGGACTGGGATGAGAACTGCCTCGGCGACCGCCTGAACGGGATACTATTGCAGCTGATTTCATGTTTGCAGTGCAGAAGGTGCCCGCATTATTTCCTGCCTAATTTAGACCTGTTTCAAGGAAAACCTCACTCTGCTCTAGAGAATGCAGCCAAACAGACTTGGCGACTGGCAAGAGAAATACTGACCAACCCCAAAAGCTTGGAGAAACTCTga